The following DNA comes from Enterocloster bolteae.
AGGAAGCGTGAAACTCATTCCAGTTTTTAATCCGATCCTCAGGAGTTTTCCCCCTTCCTACTTCTCTCTCATATTCCAAGAATCCTGTTGATTTACCCATGTTTGTTCTGCCTCCTTACCCTCTTAAATTGGCGTAAAATGCCTCAATCTGCGCCTGTTCACTGTTCAGTCCCTTTTCCTCCATCTGCACAATGGCATTCATCATGCGCCGGTAATCATGGGGAACAACCTTCTTGAACATAGGCAGGTATTCACTGAAATGCTCCAGGATCCGCCTGCCTTTCAGAGAGTTGGTACAGGCCACATGTTCTTCAATCAGGCCTTTCAGTTCCAGTACATCATATTTGCCGGTCACTTCCTCGAAGGATACCAGCTCCTTATTGAGGCGCTTGTAAAAGCTGCGGTCCTCGTCCAGCACATAGGCGATGCCGCCGCTCATGCCGGCCCCGAAGTTCTTGCCCGTGGCTCCCAGCACCACCACGCAGCCGCCTGTCATATATTCACAGCCATGGTCTCCCATGCCCTCCACCACAGCGGTGGCACCTGAATTCCGGACGCAGAAGCGCTCCCCTGCGATTCCGTTTATGAAAGCATTTCCGCTGGTGGCTCCATATAGGGCCACATTGCCGATTATGATATTCTCCTCAGCCTGAAAGAGCACGCCTTTCGGAGGAAATACCACCAGCTTGCCTCCGGAAAGTCCCTTGCCGAAATAGTCATTGGAATCCCCTGCCAGCTCCAGGGTCAGTCCCCTTGGGATAAATGCGCCAAAGCTCTGTCCCCCGCTTCCGCTGCAACTGACGGTAAATGTATCGTCAGAAAGCCCTTCCGGGTATTTCCTGGTTATCTCGGAGCCGAATATGGTCCCCAGGGCACGGTTCACATTGGTCACCTCCACCTGAATGCGCTTTTTCTGGCCGTTTCCAAGAGCGCTCTTAAATTTTCTCAAAAACACCTGCTCATCCATGGTATCCTCCAGACGGAAATCAAAGACCTGTTTCCCGCTGTATCCGGCCACGTTCTGACCTTCATAAGGGTTATCCAGTATCCTTCTTAAATCCACCTGATTGGCCCGGCCAAGGGGAAGGTTCTCACGCCTCTTTAGAAGGTCTGTACGCCCCACCAGATCATCCACAGTGCGCACACCCAGCCTTGCCATGTACTCGCGCAGCTCCTGCGCTATGAACAGCATGAAGTTCACCACATACTCCGGTTTGCCCCTGAAACGCTTCCTCAGCTCCGGGTTCTGGGTGGCAATGCCCATAGGACATGTATCCAGGTTGCAGACACGCATCATCACGCATCCCAGGGTCACTAACGGCGCCGTGGCAAAGCCGAATTCCTCCGCCCCCAGCATACAGGCCATTGCCACATCCCTTCCGGTCATAAGCTTTCCGTCTGTCTCCAGAATCACCTTGTCGCGAAGTCCGTTCATAATCAGGGTCTGATGGGCCTCTGCCACACCCAGCTCCCACGGAAGTCCTGCGTTGTAAATGGAATTCCTGGGGGCGGCTCCTGTCCCTCCGTCGTAGGCTGAGATCAGGATTACCTGGGCCCCGGCCTTGGCCACGCCGGCGGCCACGGTTCCCACTCCAGCCTCAGATACCAGCTTGACGGATATCCTGGCCCTGGTATTGGAATTCTTTAAATCATATATGAGCTGGGCCAGATCCTCGATGGAATAGATGTCATGATGGGGCGGAGGCGATATAAGGCTTACTCCCGTGGTAGAGTGTCTGGTTTTTGCCACCCACGGATAGACCTTGCCTCCGGGCAGCTGGCCGCCCTCGCCCGGCTTTGCTCCCTGGGCCATCTTTATCTGAATCTCCTGGGCGCTTACCAGGTATCGGCTGGTAACCCCAAAACGCCCGGAAGCCACCTGTTTGATGGCTGAACAGCGGTTGTTCCCTGCCGGCCCGGGAATCAGGCGGTCCAGGCTCTCCCCGCCCTCTCCTGTGTTGGATTTGCCGTGAATACGGTTCATCGCTATGGCCAGGCATTCATGGGCTTCCCGGGAGATGGACCCATAGGACATGGCCCCTGTCTTAAAACGCCTGACAATGGATTCCACAGACTCCACCTGTTCCAGCGGGATGCCTCCGTCCTCAGGAAACTTAAAATCCATCAGGGAGCGCAGATGGTACATCTTATCTTCTCTGTCCACCTGGGCCGAATATTGTTTAAAGATATCATAATTACCCGACCTGGCTGCATCCTGAAGGAGATGGATGGTCAGCGGATTATAAAGGTGATCCTCCTCACCGGAGCGGGACTTGTGACTGCCCGCGCTTTCCAGGGTCAAATCCACATCCAGCCCCAGAGGGTCAAAGGCAGCGGAGTGAAGGACGTCCACATCCCCCGCAATGTCCTTTAATGTAATACCTCCCACACGGCTCACAGTGTCCGTAAAATATTTATCCACCACATCCTCTGAGATGCCGATGGCCTCAAAAATCTGGGCGCCCTGATAGGACTGGATGGTGGAAATGCCCATCTTGGAGGCAATCTTCACAATGCCGTGGAGCACAGCCAGATCATAGTCGCAGACAGCCGCGTAATAGTCCTTGTCCAGCATGCCGGAATCAATCAGGGAACGAATGGACTCATGGGCCAGATAGGGGTTGACGGCACAGGCCCCGTACCCCAGCAGGGCGGCAAAATGATGGACCTCCCTTGGCTCGCCGCTTTCCAGTATCAGAGCCACGCTGGTGCGTTTCTTGGTCCTTACCAGATACTGCTGCAGGGCTGATACAGCCAGCAGGGAGGGGATGGGTACGTGGTTCTCATCAATATCCCGGTCTGAGAGTATGATGATATTGGCACCGTCCTTGTGAGCCCTGTCCGCCTCCAGGAACAGGCGGTCAATGGCCTTTTCCAGGGAGGTATTCTTATAGTAGGTAATGGGAATCACCTCCACCTTGAACCCAGGCTTCTTCATGTTCTTAATTTTAAGCAAATCCAACTCTGTCAGGATGGGATTCTCCACTTTTAGGATTTTGCAGTTTTTTGCGGCCTCCTCCAGTATATTGCCCTCCTCGCCTACGTAGACGGTTGTGGATGTCACGATTTCCTCACGTATGGCGTCAATGGGCGGATTGGTCACCTGGGCAAAAAGCTGCTTAAAATAGTTGAATAAGGGCTGGTGCTTCTTGGAAAGCACGGCCAGGGGGCTGTCCACACCCATGGCGGACACTGCCTCTGCCCCGTTAAGAGCCATGGGGAGAATCATGGTCTTATACTGCTCATATGTGTAACCGTATGTTTTCTGAAGCCTCAGACGTTCTTCATCCTTCATGGCGGGTATGCATTTGTTTGGCACCGGCAGGTCCTTTATGCTCCACAGGTTAGAATCCAGCCACTCCCCGTATGGGTTGCGGGACGCATAGTAGTGCTTAAGCTCATCGTCATCAATAAGCCTTCCCTGCTTTGTATCCACCAGCAGCATTTTTCCGGGGCGCAGGCGGTCCTTTTTCACCACCTTAGTCTGGTCAATGTCTATGGCTCCCACCTCAGAGGCCAGTATCATATAGCCGTCCTCTGTTATGTAATACCGGGAGGGACGAAGCCCGTTACGGTCCAGCACAGCCCCCACCACGTCGCCGTCCGTAAACAGGATGGAAGCAGGTCCGTCCCATGGCTCCATCATGGTGGCATAATACCGGTAGAAATCCTTAATTTCGCTGTCCATGTACTTGTCGTTTTCCCAGGGCGCGGGGATGGTGACCATGACGGCCAGGGGCAGGTCCATGCCGCTCATAACCATAAATTCCAGGGCATTGTCCAGCATGGCGGAATCAGAGCCTTCCTGGTTTATAATGGGCAGCACCTTGTGCATGTCGTATCTGAAATACTCGGATTCCATGTTCTCCTCCCTGGCCACCATCTTATCCACATTGCCGCGGATGGTATTGATTTCACCGTTGTGGACAATAAGGCGGTAGGGATGGGCCCGCATCCAGCTGGGATTGGTGTTGGTGCTGAATCTGGAATGTACAATGGCAATGGCTGACTTATAATCTTCATCCTGGAGATCCGAAAAAAACAGCCTCAGCTCACCCACCAGAAACATACCTTTATACACAATGGTCCTGCTGCTTAAGGATACCACATAGGTGTCTTCATTGCTCTGCTCAAAAACACGGCGGGCAATGTAAAGCTTTCTGTCAAAATCCAGTCCTGCCTTCATTCCGGCGGGCTTGCCCACAAAGCCCTGGGCAATATAGGGCATCACGTCCACGGCCTTCCTGCCGAGAATTTCAGGCGCAGTGGGTACCTCTCTCCATCCCAGGAAGGTCATACCCTCTTTGCGCACAATAATCTCAAACATCTTCATGGCCTGGCTGCGGATCAGTTCATCCTGGGGGAAGAAAAACATACCCACGCCATACGCTCTCTCGTCTCCTATCTGAAAGCCCAGGTGTTCAGTCACCTTCTTAAAAAATCCGTGGGAAATCTGGAGCATGATACCCACGCCGTCTCCTGTCTTGCCCTCAGCGTCTTTTCCTGCCCTGTGTTCCAGATTTTCAACAATATGAAGGGCCTGGTCCACTGTGCGGTGGCTCCTTATCCCCTTTATATTGGCCACTGCGCCGATGCCGCAGTTATCATGCTCAAAACGTGGTTCATACAGTCCTGGCTGTTTCTGTTTGGATTCCATAGGTCTTTCTTCCTTTCTTTGCAAAAATGGGGGGATTTGATAAACTAATTTCAAAACAAAAAAGGCGGCACCTGTCTCTAGGTACCGCCTGCGGTCATTCTTGTGAATTTCATTTAATTATGTTACTGCAAAAGGCAGATTACATCTCGCCTAATCCGCTCTCAATGGCCTCGGTCAGGGTCTTCATAGCCTCTTCCTCGTCCTCGCCGTCACAAATCAGGTTAATCTCAGTGCCGCACTTAATTCCGGCTGCCATAACGTTCAGAACGCTCTTAGCAACAATCTTCTTCTCCCCACATTCAATTGTGATGTCGCTCTTGAACTTCATAGCTGTCTGTGAAAGAACTCCTGCTGGTCTTAAGTGTAATCCGGATGGATTTACAACCGTTAATGTTTTGCTGATCATAATACACTCTCCTTATTCACTATTTTGTACTCTGGACACTGCCACTGCCCATGTCCCTTATGAAAGATTCTATTACATCTGACTTCCTATGTCAAGTTAATCGGAAAAATCCTAAGCAACTTTTTCACAATCTTGATGTCGGAAAAAAGCTCCGGCATCATTCCTGACCACGCGTGTTCATTCGTACGAAGGAACTTTGCAGACGCTGCACGGCAGGCTCTTTTTGTCTTTCAATTGCTTCTGCCCGAGAATAAACACAGCCGCAGTAATCCTGACGGTAAAGTCCGTACAACGCGGATAATTCCACGGAACGCTTATAGCCGTTTTTCTTCTTGAAATCCGAAACCAGATAAGGAATTCCATACTGCCCGGCCAGTCTGCATCCGATATCATTGAGCCACTGGGCATTCTTTAAAGGGCTGATGGACAGGGTGGTTGTGAAATAATCAAAGTCTCCTGAAACCGCTGCCCTGGCGGCGCGGTCAAGCCGCAGTTCATAGCAGCGGAAGCACCGCTCCCCACCCTCCGGATCCTTCTCATGGCCCCTGGCAACTGAAAAGAATTCCTCCGGTTCATAGCTGCCTGCCAGGAACCTGACTGGCCTTTCCGTCTCCATTTCCCGTATCAGCCGTTCCTGCTCCTTCACCCTGGCCTCATACTCTGTCTCAGGAAAAATATTGGGATTATAATAATACACGGTCACATCAAAATATTGGCTCAGATATTCCAGCACATAGCTGCTGCAGGGAGCACAGCAGCTGTGCAGCAGCAGCTTAGGGACCCGTCCCTCTTCCCGCAGTCCCTCTATAAGCCGGTCCAATTCCTTTTGGTAGTTGCGCTTCTGTCCTGGCTGTGTCATTCCTTTTTTGTCCTTTCCTGAACCCTCTGTTATTTTTACCTGCCAAAAAGAGAGGCCGCCCGTTTACGGCCCCTCTTTTTAAAATACTCCCGAATTTTCTTATCATAACAGCAGGCCCAAACCCCTCTGGACCTATGCACGGTAAGTCTTACAGGAAATCCCTGATTCGTTTGCTTCTCACCGGATTGCGCAGCTTTCTCAGAGCCTTGGCCTCAATCTGACGGATGCGTTCCCTGGTTACATTGAATTCCTTGCCCACTTCCTCCAATGTGCGGGGATGGCCGTCTTCCAGGCCGAACCGCAGTACAATGACCTGGCGCTCCCTCTCCTTAAGGTCTCCCAAAAGAGCGTCAATGTGTTCCCGCAGCATCACGGATTCCACATTGCCCTCCGGAGTCACCACATTGTTGTCCGCCACGAAATCACCCAGATTGGAGTCGTCCTCCTCACCAATGGGTGTTTCAAGGGAAGCCGGCTCCCTGGCAATCTGCATGATTTCCATGACCTTATCTTCCGTCATATCAAGAGCCTCTGCCAGCTCTGTCACAGAAGGCTCATAGCCCAGCTCCAGCGTCAGCTTTCTCTGCATCTTGGACATCTTGTTGATGGTCTCTACCATATGCACCGGTACTCGGATTGTCCTCGCCTGATCTGCCAAAGCCCTTGTAACGGACTGGCGGATCCACCATGTAGCATATGTACTTAGTTTGTAACCCTTTGTATAGTCAAACTTTTCCACGCCCTTGATCAGTCCTAAATTGCCCTCCTGTACCAGGTCCAGGAAGCTCATGCCCCTGCCTGTATAGCGCTTTGCAATGCTGACCACAAGACGCAGGTTGGCCTCGATTAACCTCTCCTTTGCAAACTCATCGCCGTCAGCCTTGCGCTGGGCCAAATCAAGCTCTTCGTCTGCCGTAAGAAGGGGCACGGTGCCAATTTCTTTGAGATACATGCGGACCGGGTCCTCTGTTCCGATTCCCTCTAACAGATCCACTGCATCCAGGTCGATTTCTTCCTCTTCTGCATCTTTAATGAAGCTGTCGTCGTCTAAATCCAGGTCCAAATCAATGTCATCAAGCAGAACAGTGTCCTCGGTAAGCATCGCTTCGTCCAGTACGGGAACCACGTCAATGTTGCGGCCCTCCAGGTAACTGTAAA
Coding sequences within:
- a CDS encoding epoxyqueuosine reductase QueH, with product MTQPGQKRNYQKELDRLIEGLREEGRVPKLLLHSCCAPCSSYVLEYLSQYFDVTVYYYNPNIFPETEYEARVKEQERLIREMETERPVRFLAGSYEPEEFFSVARGHEKDPEGGERCFRCYELRLDRAARAAVSGDFDYFTTTLSISPLKNAQWLNDIGCRLAGQYGIPYLVSDFKKKNGYKRSVELSALYGLYRQDYCGCVYSRAEAIERQKEPAVQRLQSSFVRMNTRGQE
- the rpoD gene encoding RNA polymerase sigma factor RpoD, with the translated sequence MEKDDFLKKLEKLVEHAKTKHNTLDAGEINDFFTGDNLSPEQMDQIYSYLEGRNIDVVPVLDEAMLTEDTVLLDDIDLDLDLDDDSFIKDAEEEEIDLDAVDLLEGIGTEDPVRMYLKEIGTVPLLTADEELDLAQRKADGDEFAKERLIEANLRLVVSIAKRYTGRGMSFLDLVQEGNLGLIKGVEKFDYTKGYKLSTYATWWIRQSVTRALADQARTIRVPVHMVETINKMSKMQRKLTLELGYEPSVTELAEALDMTEDKVMEIMQIAREPASLETPIGEEDDSNLGDFVADNNVVTPEGNVESVMLREHIDALLGDLKERERQVIVLRFGLEDGHPRTLEEVGKEFNVTRERIRQIEAKALRKLRNPVRSKRIRDFL
- a CDS encoding HPr family phosphocarrier protein, whose translation is MISKTLTVVNPSGLHLRPAGVLSQTAMKFKSDITIECGEKKIVAKSVLNVMAAGIKCGTEINLICDGEDEEEAMKTLTEAIESGLGEM
- the gltB gene encoding glutamate synthase large subunit yields the protein MESKQKQPGLYEPRFEHDNCGIGAVANIKGIRSHRTVDQALHIVENLEHRAGKDAEGKTGDGVGIMLQISHGFFKKVTEHLGFQIGDERAYGVGMFFFPQDELIRSQAMKMFEIIVRKEGMTFLGWREVPTAPEILGRKAVDVMPYIAQGFVGKPAGMKAGLDFDRKLYIARRVFEQSNEDTYVVSLSSRTIVYKGMFLVGELRLFFSDLQDEDYKSAIAIVHSRFSTNTNPSWMRAHPYRLIVHNGEINTIRGNVDKMVAREENMESEYFRYDMHKVLPIINQEGSDSAMLDNALEFMVMSGMDLPLAVMVTIPAPWENDKYMDSEIKDFYRYYATMMEPWDGPASILFTDGDVVGAVLDRNGLRPSRYYITEDGYMILASEVGAIDIDQTKVVKKDRLRPGKMLLVDTKQGRLIDDDELKHYYASRNPYGEWLDSNLWSIKDLPVPNKCIPAMKDEERLRLQKTYGYTYEQYKTMILPMALNGAEAVSAMGVDSPLAVLSKKHQPLFNYFKQLFAQVTNPPIDAIREEIVTSTTVYVGEEGNILEEAAKNCKILKVENPILTELDLLKIKNMKKPGFKVEVIPITYYKNTSLEKAIDRLFLEADRAHKDGANIIILSDRDIDENHVPIPSLLAVSALQQYLVRTKKRTSVALILESGEPREVHHFAALLGYGACAVNPYLAHESIRSLIDSGMLDKDYYAAVCDYDLAVLHGIVKIASKMGISTIQSYQGAQIFEAIGISEDVVDKYFTDTVSRVGGITLKDIAGDVDVLHSAAFDPLGLDVDLTLESAGSHKSRSGEEDHLYNPLTIHLLQDAARSGNYDIFKQYSAQVDREDKMYHLRSLMDFKFPEDGGIPLEQVESVESIVRRFKTGAMSYGSISREAHECLAIAMNRIHGKSNTGEGGESLDRLIPGPAGNNRCSAIKQVASGRFGVTSRYLVSAQEIQIKMAQGAKPGEGGQLPGGKVYPWVAKTRHSTTGVSLISPPPHHDIYSIEDLAQLIYDLKNSNTRARISVKLVSEAGVGTVAAGVAKAGAQVILISAYDGGTGAAPRNSIYNAGLPWELGVAEAHQTLIMNGLRDKVILETDGKLMTGRDVAMACMLGAEEFGFATAPLVTLGCVMMRVCNLDTCPMGIATQNPELRKRFRGKPEYVVNFMLFIAQELREYMARLGVRTVDDLVGRTDLLKRRENLPLGRANQVDLRRILDNPYEGQNVAGYSGKQVFDFRLEDTMDEQVFLRKFKSALGNGQKKRIQVEVTNVNRALGTIFGSEITRKYPEGLSDDTFTVSCSGSGGQSFGAFIPRGLTLELAGDSNDYFGKGLSGGKLVVFPPKGVLFQAEENIIIGNVALYGATSGNAFINGIAGERFCVRNSGATAVVEGMGDHGCEYMTGGCVVVLGATGKNFGAGMSGGIAYVLDEDRSFYKRLNKELVSFEEVTGKYDVLELKGLIEEHVACTNSLKGRRILEHFSEYLPMFKKVVPHDYRRMMNAIVQMEEKGLNSEQAQIEAFYANLRG